A portion of the Bacteroides faecium genome contains these proteins:
- a CDS encoding SusC/RagA family TonB-linked outer membrane protein — MNNSCIFKKVVMMFLLLVGTLNVYSQHVVTGKVIDEQGPLIGASVTVKDAAVPTGTVTDAEGKYSIKVPNSKTILVYSYIGYVDKAEAVGKRTVVNVTLEEDSKMLDDVVVIGYGTQAKSHLTGSISKLEGEKLINAPVSDVTTALQGAMTGLTVSNETSEVGVTPSIRVRGTGSISADSEPLVIIDGFPVSGGLSSINAADVKSIEILKDAASAAIYGSRAANGVIMVTTKSGTPDKPKYSFKFYQGFKYAYQLHDMMTSSEWLGLLEEEAALGGPKVPSAARGAAYLESQMGTTDWQKEGLRDMAGITNVQMSVSGGRKETKYFISAAYTKDQGVMLNNSLDKLNFRTKVDTKLSKIATVGVNISGTYSKTERPKNNFIDFYRTPSFLPVYHNAYSTDLTGYTGFARGSHFNNIMTPTAVDADGNPLLDADGNRVLEKSSPFSSANNNPASVMTNTFRWSETMQGLASMYFTLDLCKGLQFKTSNGLNVRFAPSYYYANKDATKDKEASRATYSSALYIDLLSENTLSYHLDFGKNKDHSLDALLGYTVEKTRNQRVAMAATGFATDDIHTLNAATVYELASVGNGNTAGTGTFRYPDVVLESYLGRVNYSYLGRYLLSTSLRLDRSSLFSKGNRNAWFPSVSLGWRVSEEKFMKGIKAISNLKLRASYGVTGNNRISYNAALEVLNSANYVTGKGTGSLVNGSANISSSLANSNITWEQTDEFNYGLDLGLFNNRINLAIDAYYSVTRALLFEQPTQSFTGYTHYWNNIGKVRNSGLEIQLDTHNMKSRKFSWDTNINFSLSRNKLLELGGEQQMISLGERNEGYLAKVGEPLIQFYGYKTCGVWNSAEEIAANPHFSDDAPGGIRIVDTNNDGSLTPEDRVALGTPYPDFTWGITNTFQIKDFDISFLIQGVQGITVLNGDVYYNETKKWNKKYTKNRWVSAEHPGDGKTPYQNVKTGHDLMLTDYPLQNASYACLRNFTVGYTLPATAARKIKLSGVRFYVSGSNLLYIWGSGYKGINPESRMTSGNYSSAMISGYQRGGFPLTSTISAGFDINF, encoded by the coding sequence ATGAACAACTCCTGTATTTTTAAAAAAGTCGTGATGATGTTCCTGTTGTTGGTAGGGACATTGAACGTTTACTCCCAGCATGTAGTTACTGGTAAGGTGATAGATGAACAGGGTCCGTTGATTGGAGCTTCGGTGACAGTGAAAGATGCTGCCGTTCCTACCGGTACTGTGACGGACGCTGAAGGTAAATACTCCATTAAAGTTCCTAATTCCAAGACAATTTTGGTTTATTCGTATATCGGTTACGTTGATAAGGCGGAAGCGGTTGGCAAACGCACAGTTGTGAATGTGACGTTGGAAGAAGATTCGAAGATGTTGGATGATGTTGTGGTAATCGGTTACGGTACACAGGCGAAATCTCATTTGACAGGTTCGATTTCAAAGTTGGAAGGCGAGAAGCTGATTAATGCTCCGGTGAGTGATGTCACTACTGCCTTGCAAGGTGCTATGACTGGATTGACGGTTTCTAATGAGACATCGGAAGTGGGTGTGACTCCTTCTATCCGGGTACGCGGTACGGGTTCCATTTCCGCAGATAGTGAACCGTTGGTTATCATAGATGGATTTCCCGTATCCGGTGGTTTGTCGTCTATCAATGCTGCGGATGTGAAGTCTATTGAAATTTTGAAAGATGCGGCTTCGGCTGCTATTTATGGTTCACGTGCTGCCAATGGAGTGATTATGGTGACGACAAAGAGCGGTACGCCGGACAAACCGAAATATTCTTTTAAGTTCTATCAGGGATTTAAATACGCTTATCAGTTGCATGATATGATGACTTCTTCCGAATGGTTGGGCTTATTGGAAGAAGAAGCTGCCTTAGGTGGTCCGAAAGTACCGAGTGCTGCTCGCGGGGCTGCTTATTTGGAAAGCCAGATGGGGACTACCGACTGGCAGAAAGAGGGCTTGCGTGATATGGCAGGTATCACGAATGTGCAGATGAGTGTTTCGGGCGGACGCAAAGAGACGAAATATTTTATTTCAGCGGCCTATACTAAAGACCAGGGGGTGATGCTCAACAATTCACTGGACAAACTGAATTTCCGTACTAAAGTGGATACCAAACTCTCAAAGATAGCTACGGTGGGTGTTAATATATCCGGTACATATAGCAAGACGGAACGTCCGAAAAATAACTTTATTGATTTCTATCGTACTCCCTCTTTTTTACCGGTCTATCACAATGCGTATAGCACAGACCTGACCGGATATACCGGATTTGCAAGAGGTAGCCATTTTAACAATATTATGACACCGACTGCCGTGGATGCCGATGGAAATCCGTTGTTGGATGCCGACGGTAACCGGGTATTGGAAAAATCGTCTCCATTTAGCTCTGCCAATAATAATCCGGCGAGCGTAATGACTAATACTTTCCGTTGGAGCGAGACTATGCAAGGATTGGCCAGCATGTATTTCACGCTTGATCTTTGTAAAGGATTACAGTTTAAGACATCCAACGGCTTGAATGTTCGTTTTGCCCCTTCTTATTATTATGCAAATAAGGACGCTACGAAAGACAAGGAAGCAAGCCGTGCTACTTATTCCAGTGCACTTTATATTGATTTGTTGAGTGAGAATACCTTGAGTTACCATTTGGACTTTGGAAAGAATAAAGACCATAGTCTTGACGCTTTATTGGGATATACTGTAGAAAAGACACGGAATCAGCGGGTGGCTATGGCTGCGACGGGATTTGCTACGGATGACATCCATACTTTGAATGCTGCCACCGTTTACGAGTTGGCTAGTGTGGGTAATGGAAATACGGCGGGTACGGGAACTTTCAGATATCCGGATGTTGTATTGGAATCTTATCTGGGACGTGTCAATTATAGTTATCTGGGGCGCTATTTGTTGTCTACCTCTCTACGTCTGGATCGTTCATCGCTCTTTTCTAAAGGAAACCGTAATGCTTGGTTCCCTTCCGTATCACTGGGTTGGCGCGTGAGTGAAGAGAAATTCATGAAGGGTATCAAGGCTATTTCTAACTTGAAGCTTCGTGCATCGTATGGTGTGACAGGAAATAACCGTATCAGTTATAATGCAGCCCTCGAGGTATTGAACAGTGCGAATTACGTGACCGGCAAAGGTACGGGTTCATTGGTTAATGGTTCTGCGAATATCTCTTCTTCGCTGGCTAATTCTAATATTACATGGGAGCAGACTGATGAGTTTAACTATGGTCTGGATTTGGGACTTTTCAACAACCGTATCAATCTGGCGATAGATGCTTATTATTCAGTGACGCGTGCGTTATTGTTCGAACAACCAACGCAATCGTTTACCGGTTACACACACTATTGGAATAATATAGGAAAAGTCCGTAACTCAGGTTTGGAAATCCAGCTTGATACACATAATATGAAAAGCCGTAAGTTTTCATGGGATACTAATATAAATTTCTCACTTTCGCGTAATAAATTATTGGAGTTAGGCGGTGAACAACAAATGATTTCTTTAGGTGAAAGAAATGAGGGTTATCTTGCTAAAGTGGGTGAGCCGTTGATTCAATTTTATGGATACAAAACGTGTGGTGTATGGAATAGTGCGGAAGAGATTGCAGCTAATCCTCATTTTTCAGACGATGCACCGGGGGGAATACGCATTGTCGATACCAATAATGACGGCTCTTTGACTCCTGAAGACCGGGTTGCGTTGGGCACTCCTTACCCGGATTTCACATGGGGCATCACCAATACTTTCCAAATTAAAGATTTCGACATCTCATTCCTTATTCAGGGTGTACAGGGCATCACAGTGCTTAATGGTGATGTATATTATAATGAAACAAAGAAGTGGAACAAGAAGTACACAAAGAACCGTTGGGTAAGTGCAGAACATCCGGGTGACGGAAAAACGCCTTATCAGAATGTGAAAACGGGACATGACCTCATGCTTACTGATTATCCTTTGCAAAATGCTTCTTATGCTTGTCTGCGTAACTTTACAGTGGGATATACCTTGCCGGCAACTGCTGCCCGTAAGATTAAGTTATCAGGTGTGCGTTTTTATGTGTCGGGCAGTAACTTGCTCTATATTTGGGGAAGTGGCTACAAAGGCATTAATCCGGAGTCGCGTATGACATCCGGTAATTATTCCAGTGCAATGATTTCGGGGTATCAGCGTGGTGGGTTCCCGTTGACTTCTACCATTTCTGCCGGTTTTGATATTAATTTTTAA
- a CDS encoding FadR/GntR family transcriptional regulator produces MKDEINSQPVKHVIEHIKKQISERQILPGERLPSERKLSELLKVSRSHVREALQKLELYGIVKTYPQSGTVVSEFSKDQLDTMITDALKISRYDFSSLVYVRVLLEIEVCKLCAINRTEEDLKNIENTLVELEEKFDTDLRVEKDFAFHQAIAQGGHNPVISSLLLIITPDILKYYQKYKVCAVPQKTVHAEHREMLQKIKDRDKEGMKELVLRHLANLIDFAKMSAKGDIPEFEYGHI; encoded by the coding sequence ATGAAAGACGAAATCAATTCGCAACCAGTTAAGCATGTAATAGAACACATAAAAAAACAAATATCAGAACGTCAGATTTTACCGGGAGAACGTCTCCCTTCTGAGCGTAAATTATCCGAACTTTTGAAAGTCAGTCGGTCACATGTTCGCGAGGCATTGCAAAAACTGGAATTATACGGTATTGTAAAAACATATCCTCAGAGTGGAACCGTGGTATCCGAATTCTCCAAAGACCAGTTGGATACTATGATTACCGATGCATTGAAAATCAGCAGATATGATTTTTCAAGCTTGGTTTATGTACGTGTACTTCTGGAAATAGAGGTCTGCAAATTATGCGCAATAAACCGCACAGAAGAGGATTTGAAGAATATCGAAAACACGCTTGTCGAACTGGAAGAAAAGTTTGATACAGACCTTCGTGTCGAAAAAGATTTTGCCTTTCACCAGGCCATTGCGCAAGGCGGACATAATCCGGTTATCAGTTCACTCCTGCTTATTATTACTCCTGATATTTTAAAATATTATCAAAAATACAAAGTTTGTGCCGTTCCTCAAAAAACGGTTCATGCGGAACATAGGGAAATGTTACAGAAGATAAAAGATAGGGACAAAGAAGGAATGAAAGAACTGGTGCTCCGCCACTTGGCCAATCTGATTGATTTTGCTAAAATGTCCGCGAAAGGCGATATCCCGGAATTCGAATACGGACATATCTAA
- a CDS encoding RagB/SusD family nutrient uptake outer membrane protein: MKKINYIGLLLIVMVFSACDLDQYPYSEVAADKYVKDASSVNNLVLGCYNSLHDVMYYEWAMTELRSDNGRMYAAGSSSNTTRLVEQLDQGTIVPENEWVETYWNACYATIARVNNVISYLDVVTDETLRNQYEGEVLFLRSLEYFNLVRLWGPVFIVTSKVPSEVARDMQRSTVDEVYALIEGDLENIVNNELLPGKMADGDLGRADLNAAKALLAKVYATHYRAGDEKYARAARLCKEVLESESVGNPQSGSDLVAYDKVFDIGNEMNKEIIFAVRYLSGNAGIGSPFGNMFAPVNNGANVIIGTSSGYNTPTDNIIAAYEQRGAGADKRLDVNIAQKYFNTTTQTWVTEGNCRYCKKYVNPVTTQYDGESDWPVIRVADIALLYAELTNEISGPSADNLKYLNMVCERAGVSTYTLTDLPGLYDFRKAVRNERRLELAFENQRWFDLLRWGIATQTVNNYLNSELLYTEYSYTVNDIEDWQTFLPIPVSVIDINPEIAQNTGY, translated from the coding sequence ATGAAAAAAATAAATTATATAGGATTATTGTTAATCGTCATGGTATTTTCCGCTTGTGATTTGGATCAATATCCTTATTCGGAAGTGGCGGCGGATAAGTATGTGAAGGATGCTTCGTCGGTAAATAATCTGGTGCTGGGTTGTTATAATTCCCTGCATGATGTGATGTATTACGAATGGGCCATGACAGAATTGCGCTCGGATAACGGACGTATGTATGCTGCAGGTTCTTCTTCGAATACTACACGACTGGTGGAACAGCTCGACCAGGGTACTATCGTACCGGAAAACGAATGGGTGGAAACGTATTGGAATGCCTGTTATGCCACAATTGCACGGGTAAACAATGTTATATCTTACCTTGATGTAGTGACGGATGAGACATTGCGGAACCAATATGAGGGAGAAGTACTTTTTCTTCGTTCATTGGAGTATTTCAATCTGGTCCGTTTATGGGGGCCGGTATTTATCGTTACTTCCAAGGTTCCTTCTGAAGTGGCCCGTGATATGCAACGCTCTACGGTGGATGAAGTATATGCGCTTATTGAAGGAGATTTGGAGAATATTGTCAATAATGAACTGTTGCCCGGCAAGATGGCGGACGGTGACTTGGGACGTGCTGACCTGAACGCGGCAAAAGCGTTGCTTGCCAAAGTATATGCTACGCACTACCGGGCGGGTGACGAGAAATATGCCCGTGCCGCCCGACTGTGTAAGGAAGTACTCGAAAGTGAATCTGTGGGAAATCCGCAGTCGGGTAGTGATCTTGTGGCTTATGATAAGGTTTTTGATATTGGCAATGAGATGAATAAGGAGATAATCTTTGCGGTTCGTTACCTTTCGGGAAATGCCGGTATCGGTTCGCCGTTCGGCAATATGTTTGCTCCGGTCAATAATGGTGCAAATGTGATTATCGGTACTTCTTCCGGTTATAATACTCCTACTGACAATATTATTGCAGCTTACGAACAAAGAGGTGCGGGTGCTGATAAACGTCTGGATGTGAATATCGCCCAGAAATATTTCAATACAACTACTCAGACGTGGGTGACGGAAGGTAATTGTCGTTACTGTAAGAAGTATGTAAATCCTGTAACTACACAGTATGATGGCGAAAGTGACTGGCCTGTGATTCGTGTGGCTGATATTGCTTTACTTTATGCTGAATTGACAAATGAAATCTCGGGGCCTTCGGCAGACAATCTGAAGTATTTGAATATGGTTTGTGAACGTGCCGGTGTTTCTACATATACACTGACCGACCTGCCAGGTCTTTATGATTTTAGAAAGGCTGTACGTAATGAGCGCAGGCTTGAACTGGCTTTTGAGAACCAGCGCTGGTTTGATCTTCTTCGTTGGGGTATCGCTACTCAGACAGTAAACAACTACTTGAACAGCGAGCTTCTTTATACGGAATATTCTTATACGGTGAATGATATAGAAGATTGGCAAACATTTCTGCCTATTCCGGTGAGTGTGATTGACATTAATCCAGAGATAGCACAGAATACGGGTTATTAA
- a CDS encoding NHL domain-containing protein produces MALKEHIQAPLRKRLKRFCLYSLLFPLCFSCKDSDSTEEQFNPNNPVEVTAIIPKTGAVALPLVIHGKNFGNDKSKIKVLFDDVQAQVITAKNEHLYILNPRQTGGEHTVKVIVEDKEGILNEKFDYIVTSSVSTVAGSGEYNDNDGSALEASFPGPEYLSVDDKGNIFNSEYNGRRLRLISLNERKVTTLIENGDVFGSYFSPDYSTLYIGIESSSTLANELDCTSSFIKTVIPNTLEMKYGAASAAVDSQGNVYYIGYAGAIAKKDIKTGKLAIIGEIPEELVGDYSGIDYYAAYNPKDNHVYISSRKTHIIFRFDASQVSLENGDFELYAGIFEHTGHNNGDRLQATFDSPKGMAFDSKGMMYIADTNNNVIRIINSEGKVSTFIGNSEGGYKDGSLEEALFYHPYDVTISPDDFIYVADYGNHRIRCIAIQ; encoded by the coding sequence ATGGCACTTAAAGAACACATTCAGGCACCATTAAGGAAAAGACTTAAAAGATTTTGCCTTTACTCCTTATTATTTCCATTATGTTTCTCTTGTAAAGATTCGGATTCCACTGAAGAACAATTCAATCCAAACAATCCTGTAGAAGTTACTGCTATTATCCCGAAGACGGGAGCAGTAGCCTTACCTTTAGTAATTCATGGAAAAAACTTTGGTAATGACAAATCAAAAATCAAAGTACTTTTTGATGATGTTCAAGCACAAGTTATCACAGCAAAGAATGAACACTTATACATATTAAATCCACGACAGACTGGTGGAGAACATACTGTCAAAGTAATTGTGGAGGATAAAGAAGGCATACTGAACGAAAAGTTTGATTACATTGTCACTTCATCTGTATCAACAGTAGCAGGAAGTGGTGAATACAATGATAATGACGGAAGTGCCCTCGAAGCGTCATTTCCAGGTCCTGAATACCTGTCTGTAGATGATAAGGGAAATATTTTCAATTCCGAATATAATGGTCGTCGTTTAAGACTGATATCATTAAATGAAAGGAAAGTTACTACACTCATTGAAAATGGTGATGTATTCGGCAGCTACTTTTCACCGGATTATTCTACTTTATATATAGGTATAGAATCATCCAGTACATTAGCAAATGAATTGGATTGCACTTCTAGCTTTATAAAGACTGTTATTCCAAACACACTAGAAATGAAGTACGGAGCTGCCAGTGCAGCAGTCGATTCACAAGGAAACGTTTATTATATAGGATACGCAGGAGCCATCGCCAAAAAAGACATAAAAACAGGAAAGCTAGCTATTATAGGAGAAATACCTGAGGAATTAGTTGGAGATTATAGTGGGATAGACTATTATGCTGCATACAATCCTAAAGATAATCACGTCTATATTTCATCCAGAAAAACCCATATTATCTTTCGCTTCGATGCCAGCCAAGTATCGTTAGAAAACGGAGACTTTGAGCTATATGCAGGAATATTTGAGCATACCGGTCACAACAATGGAGATCGTCTACAGGCCACGTTTGATTCTCCAAAGGGTATGGCATTTGATAGCAAAGGCATGATGTATATAGCTGACACCAACAACAATGTAATCCGTATAATTAATTCAGAGGGTAAAGTAAGTACATTTATAGGAAATTCGGAAGGAGGATATAAAGATGGCTCATTAGAAGAAGCTTTATTCTATCATCCGTATGATGTAACCATATCTCCAGATGATTTCATATATGTAGCAGACTACGGTAATCACCGTATTCGATGTATTGCAATTCAATAG